In one window of Streptomyces griseus subsp. griseus DNA:
- a CDS encoding hemerythrin domain-containing protein: MHSETNEKMADSRDMIGAHDAMRREFDALPALISGVPAGDAQGTAFVADHVLMMIDFLHAHHTSEDDHVWPRLRERCPDDVGPLIETMDQQHTFIDSELQALAAGGRGWRDSADVSDREAVAAVAERLLPPLHEHLTLEEERVLPLIDRHLTEREWKATVEASLGKVRFSQRLLMLGMALYGADEEQAQLLRAAVPAVVWHAGRPIGTRLYRTHRERLASASRDSGR, from the coding sequence ATGCACTCCGAGACGAACGAGAAGATGGCCGACAGCCGCGACATGATCGGCGCACACGACGCCATGCGGAGGGAGTTCGACGCCCTGCCCGCACTGATCTCCGGCGTGCCGGCCGGTGACGCGCAGGGCACCGCCTTCGTCGCCGACCACGTCCTGATGATGATCGACTTCCTGCACGCCCATCACACCAGCGAGGACGACCACGTCTGGCCCCGGCTGCGGGAGCGCTGCCCCGACGACGTCGGCCCCCTCATCGAGACGATGGACCAGCAGCACACCTTCATCGACAGCGAGTTGCAGGCCCTCGCCGCGGGTGGCCGGGGGTGGCGGGACTCCGCCGACGTCTCCGACCGGGAAGCCGTCGCCGCCGTCGCGGAGCGACTGCTGCCGCCCCTGCACGAGCATCTGACGCTGGAGGAGGAGCGCGTCCTGCCGCTCATCGACCGCCACCTGACCGAACGCGAGTGGAAGGCGACCGTCGAGGCTTCCCTCGGCAAGGTGCGCTTCTCCCAGCGTCTGCTGATGCTGGGCATGGCCCTGTACGGGGCGGACGAGGAGCAGGCCCAGCTTCTGCGCGCAGCGGTCCCCGCCGTCGTCTGGCACGCGGGCCGCCCGATCGGGACGCGTCTCTACCGCACCCACCGTGAGCGCCTGGCCTCCGCGAGCCGGGATTCCGGCCGCTGA
- a CDS encoding DUF2238 domain-containing protein, which translates to MSAHPAPAPTPAMTLPSRRRLPAVLAVGVSAALVASRFGAADPTTWLLETVWVMVGLPLAILLRHRFPLSGLLCGLLAAHALVLIVGGHYTYAEVPAGDWVRDWLGWDRNPYDRFGHLVQGFVPAILVRELLVRTSPLRGSRWLAPLTVCACLAFSAVFEMLEWLAAVTGGQAADAFLGTQGDVWDTQWDMFCALIGAVCALLLLSRVHDRSLIRLSRERSIGG; encoded by the coding sequence ATGAGTGCCCACCCCGCCCCGGCCCCGACGCCGGCCATGACCCTGCCGTCCCGGCGTCGCCTGCCGGCCGTCCTCGCCGTCGGGGTGAGCGCGGCGCTCGTCGCTTCGCGGTTCGGCGCGGCCGATCCGACGACCTGGCTGCTGGAGACGGTGTGGGTGATGGTGGGGCTGCCGCTGGCGATCCTGCTGCGCCACCGTTTCCCGCTGAGCGGGCTGCTGTGCGGGCTGCTGGCGGCGCACGCCCTGGTCCTCATCGTGGGCGGCCACTACACCTACGCGGAGGTGCCCGCCGGGGACTGGGTGCGCGACTGGCTCGGCTGGGACCGCAACCCCTACGACCGCTTCGGCCACCTGGTGCAGGGCTTCGTCCCGGCCATCCTGGTACGCGAACTCCTCGTCCGTACCTCCCCGTTGCGCGGCAGCCGCTGGCTCGCCCCGCTCACCGTCTGCGCCTGCCTGGCCTTCAGCGCCGTCTTCGAGATGCTGGAGTGGCTCGCGGCCGTCACCGGCGGCCAGGCCGCCGATGCCTTCCTGGGTACGCAGGGGGATGTCTGGGACACGCAGTGGGACATGTTCTGTGCCCTGATCGGCGCCGTGTGCGCCCTGCTGCTCCTCAGCCGTGTCCATGACCGATCCCTCATCCGTCTGAGCCGGGAAAGGTCGATCGGGGGCTGA
- a CDS encoding DUF397 domain-containing protein, with the protein MTEGHFVMPEQRPQWFTSSYSSNGGDCVEVAVNLAPSQGIVPVRDSKVVDGPVVGVRTAAFSAFVAGVRAGTFPAA; encoded by the coding sequence ATGACGGAAGGACACTTCGTGATGCCCGAGCAGCGCCCGCAGTGGTTCACGTCCTCGTATAGCTCGAACGGCGGTGACTGTGTCGAGGTGGCCGTCAACCTCGCCCCCTCGCAGGGCATCGTCCCGGTGCGTGACTCGAAGGTCGTGGACGGTCCGGTGGTCGGCGTCCGCACCGCTGCGTTCTCCGCATTCGTGGCGGGCGTGCGGGCCGGGACGTTCCCCGCCGCCTGA
- a CDS encoding DUF397 domain-containing protein, with amino-acid sequence MKTESPRWFTSSYSDNGGDCIEVAVNLAPSQGIVPVRDSKVVDGPVVGVRAAAFSAFVAGVRAGTFNAA; translated from the coding sequence GTGAAGACCGAATCCCCTCGTTGGTTCACGTCCTCGTACAGCGACAACGGCGGTGACTGCATCGAGGTGGCCGTCAACCTCGCCCCCTCGCAGGGCATCGTCCCGGTGCGTGACTCGAAGGTCGTGGACGGTCCGGTGGTCGGCGTCCGTGCCGCCGCGTTCTCGGCGTTCGTCGCGGGCGTGCGGGCCGGAACGTTCAACGCCGCCTGA
- a CDS encoding helix-turn-helix domain-containing protein: MVNIKELNPASSPQAAFGARIRRFREERGWTQDALAPRIGYSSQHISAVETVRKPPSLRFSRKSDLAFGTTGTDGSFEREYMELRNGSLKEGFPEYVGYEGRAVELRIYNLGLIPGLLQTPDYARAVAYWHVERGSITYEQADERVAFLEQRQEALVRSQPPMVFVVMDESCLHQAVGGPEVMNAQLRRLEEMSARPNWIIQVAPFSLGERRAFYLPVNLLTMADRSIVAYAESQAQGYVERETSLVAPMFTAYHQMQGEALSKAASVAKISKLRKGTL, encoded by the coding sequence ATGGTCAACATCAAGGAATTGAACCCCGCCAGCAGCCCGCAGGCGGCCTTCGGAGCGCGTATCCGAAGGTTCCGGGAGGAGCGGGGGTGGACGCAGGACGCGCTGGCCCCGAGGATCGGTTACTCCAGTCAGCACATCTCGGCCGTGGAAACCGTTCGCAAACCGCCATCCCTTCGCTTTTCGCGGAAGTCCGACCTGGCATTTGGTACGACCGGCACGGACGGCTCGTTCGAGCGCGAGTACATGGAGCTGCGGAACGGGTCGCTGAAGGAGGGTTTTCCGGAGTACGTGGGGTACGAGGGCAGGGCGGTGGAGCTCCGGATCTACAACCTCGGTCTCATTCCTGGGCTGTTACAGACGCCGGACTACGCGCGGGCTGTGGCCTACTGGCACGTGGAGCGCGGATCCATCACCTATGAACAGGCGGACGAGCGCGTCGCATTCCTGGAGCAACGGCAGGAAGCGCTGGTGCGGTCGCAGCCACCGATGGTGTTCGTCGTCATGGACGAGAGCTGTCTCCATCAGGCCGTCGGCGGCCCCGAGGTCATGAACGCCCAGCTCCGACGGCTGGAGGAGATGTCGGCGCGGCCCAACTGGATCATTCAGGTGGCACCGTTCAGTCTCGGTGAGCGTAGGGCGTTCTACCTGCCGGTCAATCTGCTGACGATGGCTGACCGCTCCATCGTCGCGTACGCCGAGTCGCAGGCACAGGGGTACGTGGAGCGCGAAACATCGCTAGTGGCACCCATGTTCACGGCCTACCATCAGATGCAGGGCGAGGCGCTGTCGAAGGCAGCGTCTGTGGCCAAGATCAGCAAGCTGCGAAAGGGCACCCTGTGA
- a CDS encoding dienelactone hydrolase family protein, translating to MAEVVLFHHAQGLTPGVVAFAAELRRAGHTVHVPDLYEGHVFGTLEEGIAYASRTGFPTIADRGVAAADRLGGPLVYAGFSLGVVPAQRLAQTREDAAGALLFHSCLPVTEFGEAWPTGLPVQVHGMDGDPFFAGDGDLDAAKELTAGAEGAELFVYSGDQHLFADSSLTSYVPAAADLLLRRAVEFLDGLG from the coding sequence GTGGCGGAAGTTGTGCTGTTCCACCACGCGCAGGGCCTGACACCGGGTGTCGTTGCTTTCGCGGCCGAGCTGCGCCGGGCCGGGCACACCGTCCACGTCCCGGATCTCTACGAGGGGCACGTCTTCGGGACGCTGGAGGAGGGCATCGCCTACGCGAGCCGGACCGGGTTCCCCACCATCGCCGACCGCGGGGTCGCCGCCGCCGACCGGCTCGGCGGCCCACTGGTCTACGCGGGGTTCTCCCTCGGCGTCGTACCGGCGCAGCGTCTGGCCCAGACACGCGAGGACGCCGCGGGAGCCCTGCTGTTCCACTCCTGCCTGCCGGTGACCGAGTTCGGCGAGGCCTGGCCGACCGGCCTCCCGGTGCAGGTGCACGGGATGGACGGCGACCCCTTCTTCGCCGGTGACGGGGATCTCGACGCGGCGAAGGAGCTGACCGCCGGCGCCGAGGGCGCCGAGCTGTTCGTGTACTCCGGCGATCAGCACCTGTTCGCCGACTCCTCGCTCACGTCCTACGTCCCGGCCGCGGCCGACCTGCTGCTGCGGCGGGCCGTGGAGTTCCTGGACGGTCTCGGGTAG
- a CDS encoding alpha/beta hydrolase produces the protein MGTYVLVHGAMHGGWCWRSVRDLLSRAGHRVFTPSLTGQGEHAHLLGPDVGVATHVEDVAALLRYEDLSEVHLVLHSYAGVLAGPVAQRSVGRLASVTFLGAFLVRPGECLLDVEPPGTAQSYRALAAEKGDGWYLPADASFLDRWGITDEESAAWVAPRLTAFPLRCQTDAVDFDPGPLAALTTSYVRHTRPPLPSLELSSDRARDQGWDVHSLPTGHDMMLEAPEATTDLLTRITGREES, from the coding sequence ATGGGGACCTATGTACTGGTCCACGGAGCCATGCACGGCGGCTGGTGCTGGCGCTCCGTCCGCGACCTGCTCTCGCGGGCCGGCCACCGGGTCTTCACACCGAGCCTGACCGGGCAGGGGGAGCACGCTCATCTGCTCGGCCCGGACGTCGGCGTCGCCACGCACGTGGAGGATGTGGCCGCCCTCCTGCGCTACGAGGACCTCAGCGAGGTCCACCTGGTCCTGCACAGTTACGCCGGTGTCCTGGCGGGCCCGGTGGCCCAGCGGTCCGTAGGCCGCCTCGCCTCGGTCACCTTCCTCGGCGCGTTCCTCGTCCGGCCCGGCGAGTGCCTGCTGGACGTCGAACCGCCCGGGACGGCCCAGAGCTACCGCGCACTCGCCGCCGAGAAGGGCGACGGCTGGTACCTGCCCGCCGACGCCTCCTTCCTCGACCGATGGGGCATCACCGACGAGGAGTCGGCTGCCTGGGTGGCGCCCCGCCTCACCGCCTTCCCGCTGCGCTGCCAGACGGACGCCGTCGACTTCGACCCCGGACCGCTCGCGGCGCTCACCACGTCCTACGTACGCCACACCCGGCCGCCGCTGCCCAGCCTCGAACTCTCCTCGGACCGGGCACGCGACCAGGGCTGGGACGTCCACTCCCTCCCGACCGGCCACGACATGATGCTCGAAGCGCCGGAGGCCACCACGGACCTGCTGACCCGCATCACCGGGCGCGAGGAGAGCTGA
- a CDS encoding helix-turn-helix transcriptional regulator, producing the protein MEIDRAGLAAFLRRRRELLQPEDVGLPRGQRRRTGGLRREEVAVLCHMSTDYYARLERERGPQPSEQMIASIAQGLHLSLEERDHLFRLVGHTPPVRGTTGEHISPGLLRILDRLDDTPAEIVTELGETLRQSPLGVALTGDTTRYTGLSRSFGYRWFTDPATRAFYAPEDHGFLSRMFASGLRELAALRGAGSRAAECAEQLLGRSEEFRRLWELHEVGIRPHEVKRFVHPEVGVLELNCQRLLDPDQSHSLLVYTASPGSESYDRLRLLSVIGAQAMT; encoded by the coding sequence ATGGAGATCGACCGCGCCGGACTGGCTGCGTTCCTCCGGCGCCGCCGGGAGCTGCTGCAACCCGAGGACGTCGGTCTTCCGCGTGGTCAGCGCCGCCGGACCGGCGGGCTGCGCCGCGAGGAGGTCGCCGTGCTCTGCCACATGTCGACCGACTACTACGCCCGGCTGGAGCGCGAACGCGGCCCGCAGCCGTCGGAGCAGATGATCGCCTCGATAGCGCAGGGCCTCCACCTCTCCCTGGAGGAGCGCGACCACCTCTTCCGCCTCGTCGGCCACACCCCGCCGGTCCGGGGCACGACCGGCGAGCACATCAGCCCCGGTCTGCTCCGCATCCTCGACCGCCTCGACGACACCCCCGCCGAGATCGTCACCGAGCTGGGGGAGACCCTGCGGCAGAGCCCGCTCGGGGTCGCCCTCACCGGCGACACCACCCGGTACACGGGTCTGTCCCGCTCCTTCGGATACCGCTGGTTCACCGACCCCGCGACCCGGGCGTTCTACGCGCCCGAGGACCACGGCTTCCTCTCCCGCATGTTCGCCTCCGGCCTGCGGGAACTGGCCGCGCTCCGCGGCGCCGGCTCCCGCGCCGCCGAGTGCGCCGAGCAACTCCTCGGCCGGAGCGAGGAGTTCCGCCGGCTCTGGGAGCTCCACGAGGTCGGCATCCGCCCGCACGAGGTCAAGCGCTTCGTCCACCCCGAGGTCGGGGTGCTGGAGCTGAACTGCCAGCGGCTGCTGGACCCGGACCAGTCGCACAGCCTGCTCGTCTACACGGCGTCACCGGGCAGCGAGAGCTACGACCGGCTGCGGCTGCTGTCGGTCATCGGGGCACAGGCGATGACCTGA
- a CDS encoding SDR family oxidoreductase yields the protein MPRKPPDLTLPDLSGKRAVVTGGSDGIGLGIAARLAAAGAEVVLPIRNQGKGERALAAIRRQAPGAQVSLRSLDLSSLDSVAALGDSLVGEGRPVHLLVNNAGVMTPPERQSTPDGFELQFGTNHLGHFALVGHLLPLLRAGRARVTSQISVAANQNAINWDDLNWERSYSGMKAYSQSKIAFGLFGLELDRRSRAEGWGITSNLSHPGVAPTSLLAARPEMGRAKDTTGVRMIRVLSARGIVVGTVESAQLPALYAATSPDSRGGAFYGPKGPGHLGGAPAEQKLFSRLTGTDEARRVWEVSEKLTGVRFADQAR from the coding sequence ATGCCCCGCAAGCCCCCCGACCTCACCCTCCCCGACCTCTCCGGCAAGCGTGCCGTCGTCACCGGCGGCAGCGACGGCATCGGGCTCGGCATCGCCGCCCGGCTCGCCGCCGCCGGTGCAGAGGTCGTCCTGCCCATACGCAACCAGGGCAAGGGCGAGAGGGCGCTCGCCGCGATCCGGCGGCAGGCTCCCGGCGCCCAGGTGTCTCTGCGGTCACTCGACCTCTCCTCGCTGGACTCGGTCGCCGCGCTCGGCGACTCCCTGGTCGGCGAGGGGCGGCCCGTCCACCTCCTGGTCAACAACGCGGGTGTCATGACCCCGCCCGAGCGGCAGAGCACCCCGGACGGGTTCGAGTTGCAGTTCGGGACCAACCACCTCGGCCACTTCGCCCTGGTCGGCCACCTGCTGCCGCTGCTGCGGGCGGGCCGGGCGCGGGTGACCTCGCAGATCAGCGTCGCCGCCAACCAGAACGCCATCAACTGGGACGACCTGAACTGGGAGCGTTCGTACAGCGGCATGAAGGCCTACAGCCAGTCGAAGATCGCCTTCGGTCTCTTCGGACTCGAACTCGACCGCCGCAGCCGGGCGGAGGGCTGGGGCATCACCAGCAACCTGTCCCACCCGGGCGTCGCCCCGACGAGCCTGCTCGCCGCACGGCCGGAGATGGGCCGCGCCAAGGACACCACGGGCGTGCGGATGATCCGTGTCCTGTCCGCCCGGGGCATCGTGGTCGGCACGGTGGAGAGCGCCCAGCTGCCCGCCCTGTACGCCGCCACCTCGCCCGACTCCCGGGGCGGCGCCTTCTACGGGCCCAAGGGCCCCGGCCACCTGGGCGGCGCGCCCGCCGAGCAGAAGCTCTTCTCCCGGCTCACCGGCACCGACGAGGCCCGCCGGGTCTGGGAGGTCTCCGAGAAGCTGACCGGTGTGCGGTTCGCGGACCAGGCCCGCTGA
- a CDS encoding SAM-dependent methyltransferase, which translates to MSILDSPEEEVRVVLTGHGGRAFGLPPEELGARVERLLREAGPLDADGTPDAPDLTAATDRGSVLWAHNPADWRAPQARSGLLAARSAGGRPVRYAVGHAGHSQFAVDRAHPLDARLLGAKLDALNRLPPRLLTDDGEQPRVITATAPSCEQFFTLGAQQAEHLYYLLYAPLGQVEVPPDPWGLDTSAYERERLTATSHWVRETLGGTGFTVVEPGACEGALTASLRERGLTVIPTEPHDEFRRRLSRRLGHADVRADTVEELAGERHLPADAYLLAEIFYYLDDISVVDSLPTDLLLVTSSPEFIESSVRPWFSGPGKEKWRRDGEHTLVPPRMDFLVEGVAYQRKRGSVGLVYRRI; encoded by the coding sequence ATGAGCATTCTGGATTCACCGGAAGAGGAAGTGCGCGTCGTCCTGACCGGACACGGCGGCCGGGCATTCGGCCTCCCCCCGGAAGAGCTGGGCGCGCGGGTGGAGCGGCTCCTGCGAGAAGCCGGCCCCCTGGACGCGGACGGCACGCCCGACGCTCCGGACCTGACGGCCGCAACGGATCGCGGCAGCGTCCTGTGGGCGCACAACCCCGCCGACTGGCGGGCACCGCAGGCGCGTTCGGGGCTGCTGGCGGCCCGCTCGGCGGGCGGTCGCCCCGTACGGTACGCGGTCGGGCACGCGGGCCACTCGCAGTTCGCCGTCGACCGTGCGCACCCCCTCGACGCCCGGCTCCTGGGCGCGAAGCTGGACGCCCTCAACCGGCTGCCGCCGCGGCTGCTGACCGATGACGGGGAACAGCCGCGGGTCATCACCGCCACCGCCCCCTCCTGCGAGCAGTTCTTCACCCTCGGCGCCCAGCAGGCCGAGCACCTGTACTACCTGCTCTACGCGCCGCTCGGCCAGGTCGAGGTGCCGCCCGACCCCTGGGGGCTCGACACCTCGGCGTACGAGCGGGAGCGGCTCACGGCCACCTCCCACTGGGTGCGGGAGACGCTGGGCGGCACCGGGTTCACCGTCGTGGAGCCGGGCGCCTGCGAGGGGGCGCTGACGGCTTCGCTCCGCGAGCGGGGGCTCACGGTGATCCCGACCGAGCCCCACGACGAATTCCGGCGGCGGCTCTCCCGGCGCCTCGGCCACGCCGACGTCCGGGCGGACACGGTGGAGGAACTCGCCGGAGAACGGCACCTTCCCGCCGACGCCTACCTTCTCGCCGAAATATTCTACTACCTGGATGACATTTCGGTGGTCGACTCCCTTCCCACCGACCTGCTCCTGGTCACCTCCTCACCGGAATTCATCGAGAGTTCCGTGCGGCCCTGGTTCTCCGGGCCCGGGAAAGAGAAATGGCGACGGGACGGGGAACACACCCTCGTACCGCCGCGCATGGATTTCCTGGTGGAGGGCGTCGCTTATCAACGAAAAAGGGGAAGTGTCGGACTGGTCTACCGCCGTATCTGA
- a CDS encoding WD40 repeat domain-containing protein, which produces MIRHSSPISGVAAHADSYVATAGYDNHVILWDQRTRVPLARVAHDHLANQCAFSPDGRFLVTSSSDYSARIWSVPDMRLRAVLGHHEDDVEMSAFHPSEEKVATASRDHRVRVFDFSGDLLHVFSGHTADVISVGWSHDGGEIISSSDDGTIKRWSLETGGLVEDLDLGGVETDTVAIGGNGTVYAGNDEGELIVLRDGERHYVPAHDAGIKRVVLGEERGLLISLSYDRTMRLWDVSARTPQLRDSVALPPVVWPRTCAFAAGSEIVFGTFGDSYHRYDFAKGLWSEDPVAPTWGLNAVAVQQGSVYTIGDAGTLWRDGEVHAQPDSLCNFLTPVGSTVITGGQLGTVFDALTGTPVHQHRSPLNCAAAFERDGRRHVVVGAYTGEGVVLAESADGTLEHLQDVPLHSNAVKGVALSGDLIFSVSADGGAAWHETAGLTRVHALADAHGMIANGCVGLGGDGWFASVSRDLVLRLWGPDFSRTEVPTPHRHSLKCVSADDAGRHIAVGAYNGRVTVWDRETGRWSADVRPTTSGVSSLAYDSGRGVFLASSYDGAVHEIAPDATRTA; this is translated from the coding sequence GTGATCCGCCACTCCAGCCCGATCAGCGGCGTCGCCGCCCACGCGGACTCCTACGTCGCCACCGCCGGGTACGACAACCACGTCATCCTCTGGGACCAGCGCACCCGCGTCCCCCTCGCCCGGGTGGCCCACGATCACCTCGCCAACCAGTGCGCCTTCAGCCCGGACGGCAGATTCCTGGTGACCTCCTCCAGCGACTACAGCGCCCGCATCTGGTCGGTGCCCGACATGCGGCTGCGCGCGGTGCTCGGCCACCACGAGGACGACGTGGAGATGTCCGCCTTCCACCCCTCCGAGGAGAAGGTGGCCACCGCCTCCCGTGACCACCGCGTCCGGGTCTTCGACTTCTCCGGTGACCTCCTGCACGTCTTCAGCGGGCACACGGCGGACGTCATCTCCGTGGGCTGGAGCCATGACGGCGGGGAGATCATCAGCTCCAGCGACGACGGGACGATCAAGCGCTGGTCCCTGGAGACGGGGGGACTCGTCGAGGACCTGGACCTCGGCGGGGTGGAGACGGACACCGTCGCCATCGGCGGGAACGGCACGGTCTACGCCGGGAACGACGAAGGCGAGCTGATCGTCCTCCGGGACGGGGAACGGCACTACGTGCCCGCCCATGACGCCGGGATCAAGCGCGTGGTGCTGGGTGAGGAGCGCGGGCTGCTGATCAGCCTGAGCTACGACCGCACCATGCGGCTGTGGGACGTGTCCGCCCGGACGCCGCAGCTGCGCGACAGCGTCGCCCTGCCGCCCGTCGTCTGGCCGCGCACCTGTGCCTTCGCCGCGGGCTCCGAGATCGTCTTCGGCACCTTCGGCGACAGCTACCACCGCTACGACTTCGCCAAGGGGCTGTGGAGCGAGGACCCCGTCGCCCCCACCTGGGGCCTCAACGCCGTTGCCGTACAGCAGGGTTCGGTCTACACCATCGGGGACGCGGGCACGCTGTGGCGGGACGGCGAGGTGCACGCGCAGCCGGACAGCCTCTGCAACTTCCTCACCCCCGTCGGCTCCACGGTCATCACCGGCGGCCAGCTCGGGACCGTCTTCGACGCACTCACCGGAACCCCCGTCCACCAGCACCGATCCCCGCTGAACTGCGCGGCCGCGTTCGAGCGGGACGGCAGGCGCCATGTCGTGGTCGGGGCCTACACCGGCGAGGGCGTCGTCCTGGCGGAGTCGGCCGACGGCACCCTGGAGCACCTCCAGGACGTCCCCCTGCACTCCAACGCGGTCAAGGGCGTCGCGCTCTCCGGGGACCTGATCTTCTCGGTCTCGGCGGACGGCGGCGCGGCCTGGCACGAGACGGCAGGGCTGACCCGGGTGCACGCCCTGGCGGACGCGCACGGCATGATCGCCAACGGCTGCGTCGGGCTGGGCGGTGACGGCTGGTTCGCCAGCGTCTCGCGCGATCTCGTACTGCGCCTGTGGGGACCGGACTTCAGCCGCACCGAGGTGCCGACCCCGCACCGCCACTCCCTCAAGTGCGTCAGCGCCGACGACGCGGGCCGCCACATCGCCGTCGGCGCCTACAACGGACGCGTCACGGTCTGGGACCGGGAGACCGGCCGCTGGTCGGCCGATGTCCGCCCCACCACCTCGGGCGTCTCCTCCCTGGCGTACGACAGCGGTCGCGGCGTCTTCCTCGCCTCCTCCTACGACGGGGCGGTCCACGAGATCGCGCCGGACGCCACGCGGACCGCGTGA
- a CDS encoding glycosyltransferase family 2 protein, translating to MTDLLVPTRPLHPYAVHGVPPGWRPTRRLTVLTPLYRESAATFERSARAVAALDYPDELLQVLWLVEAGGAGDEDAARADAAMAAYRRAGLDWRLVRLPEMSPKGAALNHAFPYAGGEVIAVLDADVVPAPGQAAEAVLALERGHALVQAEEISEPGAGLAARAKAGEDAVWHASVRGLKRLAGVHVVAGSSVYAWASTWDLVRPVRSDDVEESYHWSLELMGAGVATGFLASASRVSATERPAAALRQRARWTRGQLRAVAVNWRGLPPRGRLLGAVTVGSLAVRAALPVVCAGAFAVRALRPAALLLVLADTACVLGARRDADYRRRTDTAGWVLVVPWHLLGSVAVYLALYEWARGRRGWHSVRDDGGSPAPVPVEDAVGRTSGATDHPAPGGGRRAD from the coding sequence ATGACCGATCTGCTCGTACCGACACGGCCCCTGCACCCCTACGCGGTGCACGGAGTGCCGCCCGGCTGGCGGCCCACCCGCCGGCTGACCGTGCTGACGCCCCTCTACCGCGAGAGCGCCGCCACCTTCGAGCGCTCGGCGCGGGCGGTGGCCGCCCTGGACTACCCGGACGAACTGCTCCAGGTGCTCTGGCTCGTCGAGGCGGGCGGCGCCGGGGACGAGGACGCGGCGCGGGCGGACGCGGCGATGGCCGCGTACCGGCGGGCGGGGCTGGACTGGCGGCTGGTGCGGCTGCCGGAGATGAGCCCCAAGGGCGCGGCGCTGAACCACGCCTTCCCGTACGCCGGGGGCGAGGTGATCGCCGTCCTGGACGCCGACGTGGTCCCGGCGCCCGGTCAGGCGGCCGAGGCCGTGCTCGCCCTGGAGCGGGGCCACGCGCTCGTCCAGGCCGAGGAGATCAGCGAACCGGGGGCCGGGCTCGCCGCGCGCGCCAAGGCGGGCGAGGACGCGGTGTGGCACGCCTCGGTGCGCGGCCTCAAGCGGCTGGCCGGTGTCCATGTGGTGGCGGGCAGCTCCGTCTACGCCTGGGCCTCGACCTGGGACCTGGTGCGTCCGGTGCGCTCCGACGACGTGGAGGAGTCCTACCACTGGTCACTGGAGCTGATGGGGGCCGGAGTGGCGACCGGTTTCCTCGCCTCGGCCTCCCGGGTCAGCGCCACCGAGCGGCCGGCCGCCGCGCTGCGCCAGCGGGCCCGCTGGACCCGGGGCCAGTTGCGCGCGGTCGCCGTGAACTGGCGCGGGCTCCCGCCTCGGGGACGGCTGCTGGGTGCGGTCACGGTCGGCTCACTGGCGGTGCGGGCCGCGCTGCCGGTGGTCTGCGCGGGCGCCTTCGCCGTACGCGCCCTGCGCCCGGCGGCGCTGCTGCTGGTGCTGGCGGACACGGCCTGCGTCCTGGGGGCCCGCCGCGACGCGGACTACCGGCGGCGTACGGACACGGCCGGCTGGGTCCTGGTCGTGCCCTGGCACCTGCTGGGGTCCGTCGCCGTGTACCTGGCCCTGTACGAGTGGGCCAGGGGGCGGCGCGGCTGGCACAGCGTGCGGGACGACGGCGGCTCTCCGGCCCCGGTGCCCGTCGAGGACGCCGTCGGCCGGACCTCCGGTGCCACGGACCACCCCGCCCCCGGAGGAGGCCGTCGTGCCGACTGA